The genome window TGTGTCTCTGTGTCTCTGTGTGAGATCATGGGAATCATGCGTCCCTCTGGAGCGCGCGGCCCACGCGTTCGCCGGCTTCGCGGAGGCGGTCCTCGTCGGCGATCAGGGCGAAGCGGACGTGGCCCTCGCCCTCCGCGCCGAAGCCGAGGCCGGGGGAGACCACGACGCCCGCCTCGCGCAGGAGGAAGCGCGCGAACTCGATGGAGCCCATCCGCACGAACGGGCCGGGGATCGGCGCCCACACGAACATCGTGGCCTGCGGGGGCGGCACGGGCCAGCCGCCGGCGTTCAGCGCGCCGATCAGCGCCTCGGCGCGGCGGCGGTAGGTATCGCGTAGCTCGGAGACGCACTCCTGCTGCGAGCGGAGCGCGTGCGCCGCGGCGATCTGGATCGGCTGAAAGATCCCGTAGTCCAGGTAGCTCTTGATCTTGGTGAGCGCGCCCACCATCGCCCGGTTCCCCACGCAGAAGCCGACGCGCCACCCCGCCATTCCGTACGACTTGGACATCGAAAAGAACTCCACCGCGACGTCCTTTGCGCCCGGCACCTGCAGAATGCTCGGCGGGCTGCCGGTGAAGGAGAAGTCCGCGTAGGCGAAGTCGTGGATCAGCAGGAGCCGCTCGCGCCGGCACACCTCCACCGCGCGCTCAAAGAACGCGGGGTCCGCGGAGAGCGTGGTGGGGTTGTTGGGAAAGGAGAGGAGGAGCGCCTTCGGCCGCGGCCAGGTGGAGGCGCACGCCTGCTCCACGGCGGCCAGGAGCGCGCCGCCCTCCACCTTCCCCTCATCGTCGCCCACCAGCGGGATGCTGTGCACGCGGCCGCCCGCGAAGACGACGGAGTAGCTGTGAATGGGGTACGCCGGCGAGGGGACGATCACCGTGTCGCCCGCCTCCAGGATGGCGAGCATCAGGTGCGCGATCCCCTCCTTGGCGCCGATGGTGACCACCACCTCGCTCTCCGAATCCAGCTCGACGTCGTAGCGGCGGGCGTAGTGCTCGGCCATGGCGTCGCGCAGGCCGTAGATGCCGCGCGAGGCGCTGTAGCGGTGGTGCTTGTGGTCGGCGGCGTGGGCCACCATCTCGTCCACGATGTGGCCCGGCGTGCCGATGTCGGGGTTCCCCATCCCCAGGTCGATCACGTCCTCGCCGGCGGCGACGCGCTCCATCTTTTCCGCGTTGATCTGCGCGAAGACGTACGCGGGAAGGCTGGCGAGCCGCGGGAACTCGGCCGCGCTCTGTGGGGGCCAGGCGGGTGCGTCTGTGCTCATCAATGCTCCGTGAGAGAAAAAACCATCACACAGAGACACAGAGGGCACTGCAAGAACGGCAGGAGAAGTTCTCCGCGGCTTGCAGTGCCCTCTGTGTTCTCTGTGTGATGCTGTTGTTACTTCGTGAACTCCGTCACGTCCCGGATCTCGATGGGGGC of Longimicrobium sp. contains these proteins:
- a CDS encoding aminotransferase class I/II-fold pyridoxal phosphate-dependent enzyme; amino-acid sequence: MSTDAPAWPPQSAAEFPRLASLPAYVFAQINAEKMERVAAGEDVIDLGMGNPDIGTPGHIVDEMVAHAADHKHHRYSASRGIYGLRDAMAEHYARRYDVELDSESEVVVTIGAKEGIAHLMLAILEAGDTVIVPSPAYPIHSYSVVFAGGRVHSIPLVGDDEGKVEGGALLAAVEQACASTWPRPKALLLSFPNNPTTLSADPAFFERAVEVCRRERLLLIHDFAYADFSFTGSPPSILQVPGAKDVAVEFFSMSKSYGMAGWRVGFCVGNRAMVGALTKIKSYLDYGIFQPIQIAAAHALRSQQECVSELRDTYRRRAEALIGALNAGGWPVPPPQATMFVWAPIPGPFVRMGSIEFARFLLREAGVVVSPGLGFGAEGEGHVRFALIADEDRLREAGERVGRALQRDA